The genomic window GATGCTGGCCGCGATGATGCTCCTGCTGGCGGCCTCAAGCTTCGGCTGGTTCAGTTTGCAGCCGCCGGCCTGGATGATGCGCCGGGTAGCGGTGGCCCGACCCGGTATGGCTGGGGCCTTACTGATGGGGCTGGGGATGGGGGTGGTGGCTGCGCCCTGCATTGGTCCCTTCGTCCTCGGTTTGTTGGTGATGGTCGAGCAACGGGGCAGTGCGCTATTCGGCCTGGCGGTCTTTTTTGTGCTTGCCCTTGGTCTGGGGTTGCCTTACATCGCGCTGGCGCTGGCGGCCGGCAATATCCGCAGGCTGCCCCGCTCGGGAGAATGGTTGGCCTGGGTCGAACATCTGTTCGGCTTCATCCTGATCGGTTTGGCGATCTATTTTGTTGCACCGCTAGTTCCCGGTGATCGGCTGATCGGGCTGCTGCCCTATTATGCGGTCGCGGTGGGAATCTATTTAGGTTTGATCTCACCCATTGGAGGTCAATTGCATGGCTTCCGGATGCTCAAGCTGGCCCTTGGAATCGCCTCGCTGGCAGCCCTCGTTTACCTGCTCAGGTTTAGCCGCCAGCCTACCCATCTGGAGTTTGCCGCCTACAGCCCGAGCCTGCTGTCGGCTGCCAGCGCGCGCCATCAACCCGCTATTATCGATTTCTCCGCCGACTGGTGCGTGCCGTGCCGGGAAATGGAGCGGACCACTTTTACCGATCGCTCCGTGCTCCAAGAAGCGCGCCGATTCGCCGTCTTTCGCGCCGATCTCACCCATTCCGACGATGCCACGGATGCTCTGATAAAGCAGTTCTCGATTCAGGGCGTACCCACGGTGGTGTTGATCAATCGTCAGGGTCGCATCACTCAGACCCTGGTTGGGTACACCGGTCCGCAGGATTTCCTCCAGTCGTTGAAGGCTATCAACTAGCTACGCCGACCAACTTCAGCGCGTGCGCGAAGGGTCACAGCCATCGCTCGCCAAAAAGGTTTAGTACAGCATTCTATTATTGCGAGTTAGAAGGTCGATCCGATCTCGTTAAACCGCTGAAAACCGCAAAAGAATATTGACACACTTGACTAGGTAAGACGGCTATAAAATAGAACCATCGTTTTACACATTCCTCATAAGCTGCCGGTCGAGGCTTTACTCAGACTATTATCTGGAATATATTGTTGATGCTTGGTTGGGACGTGGTGGGCTCCCTAATTATATGGCCAATAATCGAACTTCTGAGGCATACGGGGCGGAATCGATTCGGATCCTGGAAGGGCTGGAGGCGGTGCGGAAACGGCCCGGGATGTACATCGGTGATACCGCTGAACGCGGACTGCATCACTTGGTGATCGAGATCGTCGACAACTCGGTGGACGAAGCGCTGGCGGGTCACTGCACAGAGATCGGGGTGGTGATTCACAGCGACGACCGGGTGACGGTCGAGGACAACGGGCGAGGGATCCCGGTAGGGATGCATCCGACGGAGAAGCGTTCGGCGTTGGAGGTGGTCCACACAGTGTTGCACGCCGGGGGCAAGTTCGATCGCGGAGCCTATAAGGTGTCCGGCGGTTTGCACGGCGTCGGCGCCTCGGTAGTCAATGCGCTGAGCGAGGAGTTCGAGGTCGAGGTTAAACGCGAGGGCCAGATTTACTATCAGCGTTATGAGCGGGGTGTGCCCAAGACCAAGGTCGAAGTGCGCGGGAGCGCTCGCGCTACCGGGACCAAGACCACCTTTTCGCCCGACTCGCAGATTTTTCCCGAGGTCCGCTTCAAGTATGAAATCATTGCGCGCTACCTGCGTGAGATGGCCTATCTCAATGCTGGCTTGAAGATTCACCTGAGTGATGAGCGCACCGGCAAGAGCGAAGAATTTTTTTACCAGGGCGGGATCCGGGAGTTTGTCGCTAGTTTGAATCAGGGTCGCGAGACCCTGCACGGCGTGATCCATTTTCACGGCCTGCGCGAGGCGATCGATATCGATTGCGCGCTGCAATGGACCGACGCGGTCCATGAAACCGTCTTCAGCTACGCCAACAATATTCACACCACTGAGGGTGGCACCCATGTGTCAGGCTTGCGCTCGGCCCTGACCCGGACCATCAACAACTACGCGCAAAAGAACAACCTGCTCAAGAACAAGGACCTGCATCTGGAGGGCGAGGACACCCGCGAGGGGCTGACCGCGGTGATCGCGATCAAGATTGCCGAGCCGCAATTCGAGGGTCAGACCAAGACCAAGTTGGGCAATTCCGAGGTCGATGGCGCGGTGGCCGGGGTGGTGGCGGAAAAGCTCGGGCAATTCCTGGAAGAAAATCCCGCCGACGCGCGTCGAATCGTGGCCCGCGCGATGGAGGCGGCGCTGGCCCGCGAAGCCGCGCGCAAGGCCAAGGAATTGGTCCGGCGCAAGGGGGCGCTGGACTCGGGCTCCTTGCCGGGCAAGTTGGCCGACTGCCAGGAGCGCGACCCGGCGCGCAGCGAGCTGTTCATCGTCGAGGGTGATTCAGCCGGCGGCTCGGCCAAGCAGGGGCGTGACCGCCGCACTCAGGCGATCCTGCCGCTGCGCGGCAAGATTCTCAATGTCGAGCGCGCGCGCATCGACAAGGTCCTGACCTCCGCAGAGCTACGCACCTTGATTACCGCCCTGGGGATGGGGGTGAGCACGGAGAAGAACATTGAGAAGCTGCGCTATCACACCATCGTCATCATGACCGACGCCGACGTCGACGGCTCGCATATTCGGACCCTGCTGTTGACTTTCTTTTTTCGTCAGTTTCCCGAGATCATCGAAAATGGCCATCTGTACGTGGCCCAACCGCCGTTGTTCCGCGCCAAAAAGGGGCGTAACGAGCGCTATCTCAAGGACGAGGCGGCGCTAGAAGAGTATTTGACTGATCTCGGCTGCGAAGCGCTGAGCGTGACGGTGGGACGGGGCAAGGAGACGCGCGAGCTCAAGGGCACGGCCCTCAAGACCCTGGCGCGCAAGGCGTTGTATTATGACCGCATGTTCGAGGCCCTGGAGCGGCGCTCCAAGCAGCGCGACGTGGTGCGTGCGCTGGCCCGTCTACTCAACCAACGCCAGTTTGGCGCCGACAGCTTCGAGAGCCGCGACTTGACGCGTGATTTGGGCGCGGCTCTGCAAAAGGAGATTGGCGCCCGGACGGAGATGGTGGTGCGGGTCGAAGCCGACGGCGAGACTCATTTCCGCGCCATTTTGGCTCACGCCCACAATGGCGCCACTGCTCCCACGGTGGTGGATCTGACCTTGTTTCACAGTGGCGAGCTGCGCGAGATTCGCCGCCTGCAGCCGGAGCTGGAGAGTTATCCGCTGCCCTTCGTGGTCAACGGCGGCGAGCAGCCGCGCAACCTTGAATCGCTCAAGGCGCTGGCCGAAGGGGTGCTGGTGGCGGGGCAAAAAGGCGTTGAAATCCAGCGCTACAAAGGCCTGGGTGAGATGAATCCCGATCAGCTTTGGGCCACCACCATGAACCCTGAAACCCGTTCGATGCTCAAGGTGCGGGTGGGCTCGCAGGAGGAGGCCGAGGAGATGTTCACCAAACTGATGGGTGATCAGGTCGAGCCGCGCCGACAATTTATCGAAGAGAACGCGCTCAACGTACGCAACCTTGACATTTAGCGGGGCGGGCGGCGCGCCCCCGTTCGCTACCCTGGCACCGGATTTGTGCGCCGCGCCCGCGAGGCGCGGCTTGGACTTCCCCGTTAAGCGGAACACGAAATAAATGGCAACCACCGACGGCAATCAACCGCTGGGCAACGAACCCGCGCTACTCAATATCGAAGATGACATGCGGCAGTCCTATTTGGACTACGCAATGTCGGTCAATATCGGCCGGGCGCTGCCCGAAATGCGTGACGGCCTCAAGCCGGTCCACCGCCGGATTCTTTACGCGATGTTTCGCGAGGGGCTGCTGGCCAATCATCGCTACTCCAAATGCGCCGGCGTGGTCGGCGAAGTGCTCAAGAGCTATCACCCCCATGGTGATGCCGCGGTCTACGAAGCTTTGGTGCGGATGGCCCAGCCCTGGAGCATGCGCTACCCGCTGATTGATGGGCAGGGTAATTTCGGCTCGATCGACGGCGACCCGCCCGCGGCGTATCGCTACACCGAATGCCGCCTGACTCGGCTGGCCGAGCGGATGCTGGCCGACATCGACAAGGATACGGTCGATTTTATCCCCAACTTCGACGGCTCCCAGAAGGAGCCCGAAGTCCTGCCCGCGCAACTGCCCAACCTGCTGATCAACGGCGCCGACGGGATCGCGGTGGGGATGGCCACCAACATTCCGCCCCACAACCTGGGCGAGGTCTGCGACGCGTTGCTGGCGCTGGTGGCCAATCCGAACCTAAGCCTGGAGCAGATCCTCGACATCATTCCCGGGCCCGACTTTCCCACTGGCGGCCAGCTCCTGGGGCGGCAGGCGGTGCGGCAGGCCTATCTGAACAAGCGCGGCAGCCTGATGATGCGGGCGTTGGCGGCGATCGAGACCGACAAGCGAAGCGGTCGCTCCGCGATTATCGTGCGCGAAATTCCCTACCAGGTGAACAAAACCCGCCTGGTCGAGCGCATCGCCGAACTGGTCAACGACAAGCGGATCGAGGGAGTCAGCGACTTGCGCGACGAGTCCGACCGCGACGGGATGCGCATCGTGGTCGAGCTCAAGCGCGACGCCGAGCCGCGAGTGGTGCTCAATCAGCTCTTCAAATTGACGCAGATGCAGCAGAGTTACGGGCTGATCATGCTGTCGATTCACGAGGGGCGGCCGCGCGAGCTTGATCTGCGCGAGATGCTGCATGCCTTTCTCGACCATCGCCGCCGCGTGCTGACCCGGCGCACCCAGCATGAACTGGCCCAGGCCGAGGCCCGCCTGCATATTCTGGACGGGCTGTTGATCGCGCTGCGCAACCTGGACGCGATTATCGCCCTCATCCGCGCCGCGCCCGACGCCGAGTCGGCGCGCAGCCAATTGATGACGCGCTTCAGTCTGAGCCAGCTCCAGGCCCAGGCGATCCTCGATTTGACGCTGCGCCGGCTGACTTCGCTGGAACGCGGCAAGATCGAAAGCGAGCATCGCGAGACGGCGGCGAATATCGAGCGCCTGCGCGGTATTCTGACCGACGAGCGCAAGCTGCTGGGGCTGGTCGCGGAGGAAATCACGGCCATCAAGGAGGAATTCGCCGATCCTCGCCGCACCCAGATTATCGAGGATCAGGGCGAGCTCTCGATCGAGGACCTGGTGGTCGAGGAAGACGTCCTGGTGACGGTCACCCACGGCGGTTACATCAAGCGCACGCCGCTGTCGCTCTACCGCACCCAGCGCCGCGGCGGGCGGGGCAAGACCGGCGCCTCGACCAACGAGGAGGACTTCGTCGAGCACCTGGTCGCGGTGTCCACTCACGACCGGCTGTTTTTCTTCACCAGCGCGGGCAAAGTTTACGCCTTGCAGGCGCACGAGTTGCCAGAGGGCGGGCGTGCCGCCAAGGGGCGTTCGATCGCCAATCTGCTCAGCCTGGCGCCCAATGAGAGCCTGTCGGCTTTCATCACCGTGCCCAAGGAAAGCGAGGGACGCTACCTGCTGTTCGCCACCAGGCGCGGCATGATCAAGAAAACCGAGCTGGGTCAGTTCGAAAACGTGCGCGCCAATGGAATTATCGCCATCCTGCTGGAGGACAATGACGCACTGATCGCCGTGCGGATCACCGACGGCAATCAGGAAATCGTGCTCTCCACCCGCGAGGGCCAGGCCATCCGCTTCAAGGAAGCCGAGGTGCGGCCGATGGGGCGCGGCACTTACGGCGTCAAGGCGATGGAGCTGGATGTGGCGGGCAACGGCGCGGCGGCCGACGAAGTAGTGTCGATGGCCACGGTGCGCGACACCGAAACCCTGCTGGCGGTCTCCGAGTTAGGCTATGGCAAACGCAGTCCGGCCTCGGAGTATCGCCTGACCCATCGCGGTGGCAAGGGCGTGGTCACCATGCAGGTCACCGAGAAAACCGGCAAGGTGGTGGGTGTGCGCCAGGTGGGTAGCGACGATCAAGTGATGCTGATCACCGACGGCGGCAAGGTGATTCGACTCGACGCCAAGGGGGTGCGGGTTAGC from Candidatus Binataceae bacterium includes these protein-coding regions:
- a CDS encoding cytochrome c biogenesis protein CcdA, with protein sequence MRSFRFNLVLMLWAIFGLVCAAPARALPHANQVVHLSAAELKPGSRRNAPWTLVVGVTIASGWHINSDHPLEPYYIPTHLSVNPPADLLKLRNVTYPPAQIIVPSFSKGEKLAVFSGSVKFAATMTVVGDGPLPGMPVDFDVKLDYQACNDVQCLPPTSVQDHYQLAAARSDSQPAPASQALASQEPSASRVFAVHGLWLGFLLVFLGGIALNLTPCVYPLIGVTIAYFGNQGGRGTRGGLVLALLYVAGICLTFSAVGTAAALSGGLFGALLQQPLVLAMLAAMMLLLAASSFGWFSLQPPAWMMRRVAVARPGMAGALLMGLGMGVVAAPCIGPFVLGLLVMVEQRGSALFGLAVFFVLALGLGLPYIALALAAGNIRRLPRSGEWLAWVEHLFGFILIGLAIYFVAPLVPGDRLIGLLPYYAVAVGIYLGLISPIGGQLHGFRMLKLALGIASLAALVYLLRFSRQPTHLEFAAYSPSLLSAASARHQPAIIDFSADWCVPCREMERTTFTDRSVLQEARRFAVFRADLTHSDDATDALIKQFSIQGVPTVVLINRQGRITQTLVGYTGPQDFLQSLKAIN
- the gyrB gene encoding DNA topoisomerase (ATP-hydrolyzing) subunit B, translated to MANNRTSEAYGAESIRILEGLEAVRKRPGMYIGDTAERGLHHLVIEIVDNSVDEALAGHCTEIGVVIHSDDRVTVEDNGRGIPVGMHPTEKRSALEVVHTVLHAGGKFDRGAYKVSGGLHGVGASVVNALSEEFEVEVKREGQIYYQRYERGVPKTKVEVRGSARATGTKTTFSPDSQIFPEVRFKYEIIARYLREMAYLNAGLKIHLSDERTGKSEEFFYQGGIREFVASLNQGRETLHGVIHFHGLREAIDIDCALQWTDAVHETVFSYANNIHTTEGGTHVSGLRSALTRTINNYAQKNNLLKNKDLHLEGEDTREGLTAVIAIKIAEPQFEGQTKTKLGNSEVDGAVAGVVAEKLGQFLEENPADARRIVARAMEAALAREAARKAKELVRRKGALDSGSLPGKLADCQERDPARSELFIVEGDSAGGSAKQGRDRRTQAILPLRGKILNVERARIDKVLTSAELRTLITALGMGVSTEKNIEKLRYHTIVIMTDADVDGSHIRTLLLTFFFRQFPEIIENGHLYVAQPPLFRAKKGRNERYLKDEAALEEYLTDLGCEALSVTVGRGKETRELKGTALKTLARKALYYDRMFEALERRSKQRDVVRALARLLNQRQFGADSFESRDLTRDLGAALQKEIGARTEMVVRVEADGETHFRAILAHAHNGATAPTVVDLTLFHSGELREIRRLQPELESYPLPFVVNGGEQPRNLESLKALAEGVLVAGQKGVEIQRYKGLGEMNPDQLWATTMNPETRSMLKVRVGSQEEAEEMFTKLMGDQVEPRRQFIEENALNVRNLDI
- the gyrA gene encoding DNA gyrase subunit A, translating into MATTDGNQPLGNEPALLNIEDDMRQSYLDYAMSVNIGRALPEMRDGLKPVHRRILYAMFREGLLANHRYSKCAGVVGEVLKSYHPHGDAAVYEALVRMAQPWSMRYPLIDGQGNFGSIDGDPPAAYRYTECRLTRLAERMLADIDKDTVDFIPNFDGSQKEPEVLPAQLPNLLINGADGIAVGMATNIPPHNLGEVCDALLALVANPNLSLEQILDIIPGPDFPTGGQLLGRQAVRQAYLNKRGSLMMRALAAIETDKRSGRSAIIVREIPYQVNKTRLVERIAELVNDKRIEGVSDLRDESDRDGMRIVVELKRDAEPRVVLNQLFKLTQMQQSYGLIMLSIHEGRPRELDLREMLHAFLDHRRRVLTRRTQHELAQAEARLHILDGLLIALRNLDAIIALIRAAPDAESARSQLMTRFSLSQLQAQAILDLTLRRLTSLERGKIESEHRETAANIERLRGILTDERKLLGLVAEEITAIKEEFADPRRTQIIEDQGELSIEDLVVEEDVLVTVTHGGYIKRTPLSLYRTQRRGGRGKTGASTNEEDFVEHLVAVSTHDRLFFFTSAGKVYALQAHELPEGGRAAKGRSIANLLSLAPNESLSAFITVPKESEGRYLLFATRRGMIKKTELGQFENVRANGIIAILLEDNDALIAVRITDGNQEIVLSTREGQAIRFKEAEVRPMGRGTYGVKAMELDVAGNGAAADEVVSMATVRDTETLLAVSELGYGKRSPASEYRLTHRGGKGVVTMQVTEKTGKVVGVRQVGSDDQVMLITDGGKVIRLDAKGVRVSGRNTQGVRLVRLEPGEHVRAMAGLAERDEGDNGEEEEDEGSSE